TGCTTGCTGATCTTCTTGAAGCTTTCTATTGCTGATCTTTAAACCAACAATTTCATCAAACAGTTTTGTCTGATAGTCCCAGGCTTCTTTATAATCGATGATACCCAGATCGATGAATTGTACTTTTTTATTGATTATAGAATTCACTGCCGAAACAAACAGGCTTATATTTGAACTCTGCAAAGGTAATGAAATTATGAACAATAAAGCGCAAACTGGAAAAGACGGGGAACAGCGGGCTGCCGAGTACCTTATGGGCAAGGGGTATGAATTGCTAGAGAGGAACTATCGTTACAAGAGATCAGAAATAGACATTATTATAAAAAAAGAACAGCTTCTGGTTTTTGTGGAAGTAAAAACCAGAAGCTATAGTTCTTTCGGGTATCCGGAAGATGCAGTCGAT
This region of Fulvivirga ulvae genomic DNA includes:
- a CDS encoding YraN family protein produces the protein MNNKAQTGKDGEQRAAEYLMGKGYELLERNYRYKRSEIDIIIKKEQLLVFVEVKTRSYSSFGYPEDAVDGIKIKKVI